TGCTGACGCCCGCGGACTTCCACTCCTGGAACGTCACCACCACGTATTACAACCTGGAGCGGGCCTGGGAGTACTTCAACACCGTGGCCAACGTGCCCCAGGCGGAGCTGCCCCAGACGCCCGTCTACTACTTCCCCGAGTTCATCCTCGGGGAGCTGAGCGACAAGCCACAGCGCGACAACGCCCTCTTCTTCGCTCCGATGGGCGCCTTCATGGTGCTGCCCTTCGACACCCTGCAGAAGGCGCCCCTGGCCATCAACGCCTCCATCCTCACCCACGAGTACGCCCACCTCGTCTTCAACCGCCGCGTCTTCGACGGCCGCGCCCTGCCCCCTCCCCTCACCGTGTGGTCCCAGGACGGCTTCACCCCCGGCCTCAACGTCATCAAGGCCATGGACGAGGGGATCGCCGACTACCACGCCTACGTGGCCTCGTGCGCCACGCGCTTCGGCTGCAACACCCGCGTGCTGTCCACCACCTACGATGACGCCCTGGTGGCCTCGCGCGACCTCGCCACGCCCCGGTGCATGGACGCACTGCTGTACAACCAGCTCACCAACGCCAACCTCGCCGAGGCGGCCGGCCTGGAGTACCGGGTGGGGACCCTCCTCGCCCACGCGCTCTACCGCTCCGCGGGCACCGAGGCCGAGCGCCAGGCGCTGGTGCGCGCGCTGGTGGCCACCTACTCGGACCCGGACGGGGCGAAGTACGGCTTCAACCAGCTCGCCAGCAGCTTCCTGAACTCGCAGGACCAATTCACGCTCGCCGTGGCCGCCAAGGCCATCGTGCAGCACCTGCCGGCTGGCAGCACCCTGCAGGCGCAGGTGTGCAACAACTTCGTCAACATCCTGCAGATCCCCGCCTCCGCCCTGACCGGCACCAATGCGTGCCCCGCCAGCACCGTCCCCGGCGACTGCCCCTCGATCTACACCACCCCATGACGACCCGAGCCCCCTTCACCTGGCCGCTGTTTTCCCTCCTGGGTTGTCTCGCGCTCGCCTCGCCCGCGCTCGCCCAGGGCGAGGATGAGCCCTACCGCTACCCGGACGAGGAGGAGGAGGCCCCCTCCCGGAGAGGCCGCGCGCCTCCCGAGGACACGCCCTACGCCTACCCCGACGACGAGGACCCGCCCGCGTCCTCGCGCCCCAAGCGCCGTTCCGCCCGGGACGCGGAGTACAAGGATCCGGACGACTTCCGCCGGGCCGAGCGCGGGGAAGAGGAGGAGAAGGACTTCGAGCGGCTGGCGCGCACGGATGACCCGAACACGGGCATCGCCTTCGAGGTGCTCGGCGGGGTGATGCTGCTGAGCAGCCCGCGCGGGCAGTTTCTCGGAGATCCCGTGCCCGCCTTCGGCGGACGCTTCACCTGGGAGTACGGGCGGCTGCTCAACTCCGAGCCCCTGCGCGAGGCGCTCTGGCTGGACGCGCGCTACGGCTTCGTCGGCCAGCGCGAGGGCACCGCGCTCGTCGTCGGGGACGTGCAGCGGCACTACGTCTCACTCGCCCCGGCGTACGAGCTGACCTTCGGCGAGGGCTCGGACTACGGCCTCTACGCGCAGGTGGGCGGTGGCATCGTCTACGAGCTGTCGCGCCTGGAGGTGGGCGGCAAGCTGACGCCGGTGGAGGGCATCAAGCCCCTCATCCAGTACGGCGTGGGTCTCCGGGGCCGCACGAAGCTGTCCGCGACGTCGAATCTGCGGCTCACCTGGCGCCTGGAGCTGATGCGCTTCCGGCGCGGCTACCAGGACGACACCTCCGCGGGCCTGAGCGCCGGCCTCGGCTTCTGACGGGGGACGGGCGCTCGTCCGCCCTCCCCTCGTGGCTCCCACCGGGCGGGCCATCCCACCGCCGCATCCAGGGAAAACTTTTCCCTCCGGTGGACGGATCTACCGTCCCCTCCCGGTTTGACTCACGTGTAAACCCGCGAATCCACTGAACTCCGTTCCTGGCATGTCTGCTGCTTTTGTAACGGCGCGTCAGATCGAAGGGGTTGGGGAGGCGGGAGATGAAGAGCACGCAGAAACAGCAGTTGGACCCGGTGTGTGGCAAGCACCTGGAAGCGCCCGAGGGCCGCCCGTCCACGGAGTACAAGAAGCGGCGGTATTTCTTCTGCTCGGAGCGGTGCCGCACGGCCTTCGAGAAGCGGGCGGAGCGCTTCCGGATGAACGACCTGGCACGCGCGGGAGCGCTGCTGACACCCGGCCGCGTGCGCTGGGGCATCGCCTAGGCCACGCGGAGGAGTTCTGCGGGGGTCGTCAACCCGGACCCTCATTCCTTTCAGATTCGCCCTGTGAAAGCCTCCGCCCTGCTCCCTACCCAGGGAGAGGGGGGAGCACATGCACGACAAGCGGAGCGGACTCAGGAGAGAAGTGAAGAGAGGCCCGCCGCATTGGGCACCCACGAGGGCCTTCGGGCTCATCGTCCTGTTTCTCCACGCGGCATGCGCGACGCAGGCACCCATGAGAGGCCAGGTCAGCGGGAAGAGCCGCTGGCGGCCTCCGTCGGCGAAGGAAGCCCACGAGGCTCCGCGCCAGTTCGAGCCCGTGGTGGTTGTCTTCGCAGACAGTCCCCAGGTGCGCGGCAACACCCGCGTGGTGGCCCTCACGGCGGCCGAGTACCAGCGCGCGGTGCAGGTGCTCGGCCACCGCTTCCAGGTGAAGGGCTCGGCCCAGGAGACGGCCCAGGTGCTCCTCCAGGCCATGCCGGAGGAGGAGCTGCTCGCCGAGGTGTACCGCGACAGGGTGCTCACGCTGGTACCCCTCGACGACAAGGGCCCGCTGGTGCCCGAGGCCGAGGCGGCACTGAAGGAGAAGTACCTCCGCTGGTGCGAGCGGCGCGGCGGCGGTGATTGCCTGGGCCTCTTCACGGATGGGCCCTACCTGCGCACGGACGACAGGCGCACCCTGGCGCTCGCCCTGGCCTTCGGCTCGGTGCTCGATGAAACGCAAGCCGCCCTGGGGCGGGAGCTGAGCCCGAAGGCGGTTCTCTCGTCGCTGGTATGGGCCACGGGCCTGTACCTGGCGCTCTGGCTACTTCCCGAGCCGAGCACGAAGGCAGCCGCCGCCGCGCTATCCGTGGTGCTGCTGGCCTGGTTGGGCCTGGACGCCATGTGGGGCCTCATGGACGGCTGGGCCACCATGGCTCACCGGGCCCACGAGGCCACCACGTTCGAGGAGTTGCGCGAGGCGGGCGAGACCTTCGGGCGAAGGATTGGGACGGATGCGGCCCGCGCCATGATTCTCGCGGTGGCCACCCTCGGCGGGCGGACGCTCGGCGAGGTGGCCGCGCATGTGCGCTCGTTGCCGAGGTTCAACCAGGTCCAGGCGCAGTGGGCAGCCCAGGGCATGGAGGGCTCGGTGGCCGTCGCCATGGAGGAGGTGGCCGCGGTGGAGGTGGTGGTGGAGGAGAGCCGCACTCTCGTCGTCCTCACGTCCCCGCAAGCGCCCATGGCCATCAATGTCCTGGCGAAGAGTGGTGCCGGCGGAGCTGCTCGAGGGCACTCGGGCGCGGTAGCCATTCAGCACCGCGGCGGCAACAAGCAGGTCGTCCTCGGCAACGGGGAACGTTGGCACCTCCCTCGAGGCAAGAGTTTCAAGGATATACCGGCGAAGGACCGGCTGGGCGACGAGCTGCAGGCGGCCGTGAAGGAAGAGGCGGCGAAGTGGTCAGTGAATGAGCTCACCCAGGCGGAGTTCAAGGCCATCGACGAGATGCGGAGCCTCGGTAAGGAGCACCGGGCGAATCTGCTGGAGCGGCAGGCTCGAGGCCGGTGGGTCGAGGCCCGGTTGAAGGAGCGGTTCCCGAATCTGTCCTGGAATGACCGAGGGGTCGATATTACGGGTCCGGCAGGTCAGAACTATCACTACGAGATCCTGTCTGGTACGGAGTCCAACTTCGCCCTGCACGGGCGCCGGATGGCCAGCACCTTCTTCCGCATGATCTTCTTCTGAGGGCCACGTGACTCCCAACATCCACTACAAGGATCGAGAGATCGTAGGCGAGCGGCTGGAGCTGTCGAAGGGCGCGCTCTACTGGCTCGGGCCCAACCTCACGCTGCGCAACTGCACCGTCGTCATCAGCGTGGCCTCGCGCTGGCTCACCATGATGTCAGGGCAATTCATTGACTGCACCATCCAGGCGAAGGGGGAGTTGAAGAACAAGCGCTGGAGTCGGATGAATTTCAAGGGGTGCCGCTTCAAAGGCCGGTTTACCGGCAACGACTTCGGTTTTCGCGAGGACGATCTCGATAAGTGGCGGCTCGGCGGGATTGCGGACTGCGACTTCACGGAGGCGCGGCTCGACGCCTGCCGGTTCTACAACTGCGACATGAGCACGATTCGACTGCCGCGCTGGCCGTGCTTCACCATCCTGGATCCGGTCCGCCGTGCGGAGGAACTGGCCCGCGTGGAGTGGCCCGGCACGTACGGGCGGGTAGTGATCGAGGGCCTGAAAAGACAGGACAAAAGCATTGTGGCTCTAACAGACCATGCTCCCTCGGAGGCGGCGCAGTTCGACACGACGCATGAGGAGTTGCGCGCGGTCCTGGAGAGGGTGCCATGGATTGTCATGTAGAGGAGTACTTGACCGCTACGCCCTGGTGTCAGTGATTGGAGCCCATCCCAACACCCTCTCATGCAACGGCTCGCGAAGGCTCCAATCGCCGACCTGAAAACCTCATCAACGCAACAGTTTCGATCTGCGCCACAGAAAGTGGGACGGAATCGGCCATCGAGTCCGCATTCCATTTCACCCCTACACTGACAGTCAGTTTCCGCCGCGCGCATGATGCGGACTGGGACGGGTTCAGACGAACTCTGCTGGATGCGTCCCTCTTGCTATTGAATGAATCGCAAGACACGCTCCTGCTCTTCAATGGGGAACGAATCGAGTTCCAGCGATTCGGCGGGCAGCTCGTCTTCAATGCCGAGTCTGGATATTGGCGAGACAAGGACTGGCTGAAGAGCAGGCTCGGCCTTCCATTTGAATGGCGTCCCTTACCGTCGCCACTGCTCTAACTAGGCGGCGATCCGCAAGTCCTTGAGCTTGAGGGACAGCCGGCGCTGGCCGCGGAAGGTGTCGAAGCCAGCCTGGAAGGCCAGGTCCACGGGACCCTCGGTCAACGCCAGCCGGTCCGCCATGCCGAAGCCGATGGCGTCCATGTTGGGCGCATCCACCAGGGCCAGCTTGAGGTGGCCCGAGCCGCCCGTCTTGTGCGGCAGCACGCGCGGGCGAGCCACCTGGCGGCGCAGCACCAGCACGGGCTCGGGGTTGCCCTGTCCGAAGGGCCCGAGCCTCTGCAGCGCCTCCACCGCCTTCTCATCCAGCTCCGACACGCCCACCACCGCGTCCACCTTGCAGCGGGGGATGAGATCCTCGGGCGTCAGGCGCTGGTGGGCGATGCGCTCGAAGGCCTCGCGGAAGGCGGGCAGGTGTTTGCCCTCGATGGTGAGCCCGGCGGCGTGCTTGTGGCCACCGAAGCGGGCGAACAGGTCCGCGCAGCCGCTCAGCGCGTCGTACAGGTGGAAGCCCTCGATGCTGCGCGCCGAGCCCTTGCCCACCCCGTCCTTCACCCCGACCATGACCGTGGGCCGGTGGAAGCGCTCCACCACGCGCGAGGCCACGATGCCGATGACGCCCGGGTGCCACCCGTCCGCGTAGA
Above is a window of Cystobacter fuscus DNA encoding:
- a CDS encoding YHS domain-containing protein: MKSTQKQQLDPVCGKHLEAPEGRPSTEYKKRRYFFCSERCRTAFEKRAERFRMNDLARAGALLTPGRVRWGIA
- a CDS encoding SitI3 family protein produces the protein MEPIPTPSHATAREGSNRRPENLINATVSICATESGTESAIESAFHFTPTLTVSFRRAHDADWDGFRRTLLDASLLLLNESQDTLLLFNGERIEFQRFGGQLVFNAESGYWRDKDWLKSRLGLPFEWRPLPSPLL